In the genome of Mycobacterium kansasii ATCC 12478, one region contains:
- a CDS encoding DUF3558 family protein yields MFAKVRLAGALGALVTAAVAGTVGWHGASASPADGSVELRSTAEPMSTTMKSPIVATTDPSPFDPCNDIPFDAVQRLGLAYTPPEAEEGLRCHYDAGNYQLAVEPITWRSYAQTLPADAIETTIAGHRAAQYWVLKPTYHNSFWYSSCMVTFKTSYGVIQQSLFYSTVYSEPDVDCPSTNLQRANDLAPYYKF; encoded by the coding sequence GTGTTCGCCAAGGTGCGTCTGGCCGGAGCGCTCGGTGCGCTGGTCACAGCTGCCGTAGCGGGGACCGTGGGCTGGCATGGCGCCTCGGCGTCGCCGGCCGACGGCAGTGTCGAGTTGCGGTCAACTGCAGAACCGATGTCGACCACCATGAAGAGCCCCATCGTGGCGACCACCGATCCGAGCCCGTTCGACCCGTGCAACGACATTCCCTTCGACGCAGTCCAGCGCCTCGGCCTCGCCTACACACCGCCGGAAGCCGAGGAGGGGTTGCGGTGCCACTACGACGCGGGCAACTATCAGCTGGCCGTCGAGCCCATCACCTGGCGCAGCTACGCCCAGACTCTGCCGGCGGACGCCATCGAGACCACCATCGCCGGCCACCGCGCCGCGCAGTATTGGGTGCTCAAGCCGACCTACCACAACAGCTTCTGGTACTCCTCGTGCATGGTGACGTTCAAAACGAGCTATGGGGTGATCCAGCAGTCGCTGTTCTACTCGACGGTCTACTCCGAGCCCGACGTCGACTGCCCCTCCACCAACCTGCAACGGGCCAACGATCTGGCTCCGTATTACAAGTTCTAG
- a CDS encoding alpha/beta hydrolase family protein, whose translation MSLTVADIDRWNAQAVREVFHAAKSRAEVTLEVSRQLATLSIFASSGGKTAEAAAHQNEGLRRDLDAHGYEALAVARAADRAADGIVKVQSDLAALRKAAAAAELTVDALSNKVVPVPGLRYTEAEWARMLAKQAELQAELDVIVAEANAVDEQLASAVNMADGDAPIPAESGPPVGPEGLTPTQLASDANEERLREERAKLQARIGQLQGRYDDLAAQAARDYNNGILNSDALGQLAALDGQLSAAKGRLADLDAVDQALRNAPETYLAQLRIPDDPHQQVLAAVAVGNPDTAANVSVTVPGVGSTTRGTLPGMVTEARNLQREEIRQLNAAGKPASVATIAWMGYTPPPNPLDTGSAGDLWQTMTDEQARAGAADLSKYLQQVRANNPNGHLTVLGHSYGSLTASLALQDLNAHGSHPVNDVVFYGSPGLELYSPAQLGLDHGQAYVMQAPHDLITDLVAPVAPLHGWGPDPYLTPGLTELSSQAGFDRSGIWRDGVYAHGDYPRVFQDAAGQPQLRMSGYNFAAIAAGLPGNKVEAPLLPPVLGGGMPGAPGPVPEGGH comes from the coding sequence GTGTCCTTGACGGTGGCCGATATCGATCGGTGGAACGCGCAAGCGGTCCGGGAGGTGTTTCACGCCGCCAAGTCCCGAGCCGAGGTGACGTTGGAGGTGTCCCGTCAGTTGGCGACGTTGTCGATATTTGCGAGCTCCGGCGGCAAGACCGCTGAGGCGGCGGCACACCAAAACGAGGGGCTTCGCCGCGATCTCGACGCCCACGGTTACGAGGCGTTGGCCGTTGCCCGCGCGGCTGACAGGGCCGCGGACGGCATTGTGAAGGTTCAATCGGACCTGGCCGCACTACGCAAAGCCGCCGCGGCCGCCGAGCTGACGGTCGACGCGCTCAGCAACAAGGTGGTGCCGGTCCCCGGACTGCGGTATACCGAGGCCGAGTGGGCGCGGATGCTGGCCAAGCAAGCGGAGCTGCAGGCCGAGCTCGATGTGATCGTTGCCGAGGCCAACGCCGTCGACGAGCAATTGGCCTCAGCGGTCAACATGGCTGACGGAGATGCGCCCATCCCGGCGGAGTCCGGTCCGCCGGTCGGTCCCGAAGGCCTGACACCGACACAGCTTGCCAGCGACGCCAACGAGGAGCGGCTGCGCGAGGAGCGCGCCAAGCTGCAAGCCCGTATCGGACAGTTGCAGGGACGATACGACGACCTTGCGGCACAGGCTGCCAGAGATTACAACAACGGCATCCTGAACAGCGACGCGTTGGGCCAGCTTGCCGCCCTTGATGGTCAGCTCAGTGCCGCCAAGGGTCGGCTGGCCGACCTTGACGCCGTCGATCAGGCGCTGCGCAATGCCCCGGAGACTTACCTCGCCCAACTCCGGATTCCCGACGACCCGCACCAGCAGGTGCTGGCGGCCGTGGCCGTCGGCAATCCGGATACCGCGGCCAACGTGTCGGTGACCGTGCCTGGGGTGGGTTCCACAACTCGAGGTACTTTGCCCGGGATGGTGACCGAGGCCCGCAACTTGCAGAGAGAAGAAATTCGGCAACTCAATGCCGCCGGCAAGCCCGCGTCAGTTGCCACGATCGCTTGGATGGGCTACACGCCGCCGCCCAACCCGCTCGACACCGGGAGCGCGGGCGATTTGTGGCAGACCATGACCGACGAGCAGGCACGAGCCGGCGCTGCGGACTTATCAAAGTATCTGCAGCAGGTCCGAGCAAACAACCCCAATGGCCACCTGACGGTGTTGGGACACTCCTACGGGTCGCTAACCGCGTCGCTGGCCTTGCAGGACCTCAACGCCCACGGTTCCCACCCGGTTAACGATGTGGTGTTCTACGGCTCGCCCGGCCTGGAACTGTACAGCCCGGCGCAGCTCGGGCTCGACCACGGGCAGGCCTACGTCATGCAGGCTCCGCACGACCTCATCACAGATCTCGTGGCCCCGGTGGCACCACTGCACGGCTGGGGTCCGGACCCCTACCTGACCCCCGGGTTGACCGAACTCTCGTCACAGGCCGGCTTCGATCGGAGCGGCATTTGGCGTGACGGGGTGTATGCCCATGGCGACTATCCTCGCGTCTTCCAAGACGCCGCTGGCCAGCCGCAGCTGCGGATGTCCGGCTACAACTTCGCGGCGATCGCCGCCGGGCTGCCCGGCAACAAGGTGGAGGCGCCGTTGCTTCCGCCGGTTCTGGGCGGTGGCATGCCCGGCGCGCCGGGCCCGGTACCGGAAGGGGGGCACTGA
- a CDS encoding LppA family lipoprotein, producing MRWPMAWLLTVVCVMVLGCGRSGHGTGSGEEGPLSPEKVAELENALRAKPALEAAKDEYRAVAAEMANAITALVPGLTWRTDMDTWTGCGGDYEWTRAKAAYFMVVFSGPIPDDKWPQAVQIVKDRGKQFGATNFGVMKNKPGDHDVYIAGHGGVEFKLSTQKAAVLTAQSDCRISQTDTPKPSPSA from the coding sequence ATGCGGTGGCCGATGGCGTGGCTGCTGACCGTGGTCTGTGTGATGGTGCTGGGCTGCGGTCGCAGCGGTCATGGGACCGGTAGTGGAGAGGAGGGGCCGTTGAGCCCGGAGAAGGTCGCCGAACTTGAGAACGCATTGCGCGCCAAGCCGGCGCTGGAAGCAGCGAAGGACGAGTACCGGGCTGTGGCGGCCGAAATGGCAAATGCAATCACAGCATTGGTGCCCGGGTTGACATGGAGGACCGACATGGATACCTGGACGGGCTGCGGTGGCGATTATGAATGGACCAGGGCAAAAGCCGCGTATTTCATGGTGGTCTTCAGTGGACCAATCCCGGACGACAAGTGGCCGCAGGCCGTGCAGATCGTCAAAGACCGTGGTAAACAATTCGGCGCCACCAACTTCGGGGTGATGAAAAACAAGCCTGGCGATCACGATGTCTACATCGCGGGCCATGGCGGAGTCGAGTTCAAGCTATCCACTCAGAAGGCGGCGGTGCTCACCGCGCAATCGGACTGCCGCATCAGCCAAACCGATACGCCGAAACCCTCGCCCAGCGCGTAG
- a CDS encoding LppA family lipoprotein, with product MRWLVAWLAVVCVMVLGCGRIGHGTGRGEEGPLSPEKVAELENPLRAKPPLEAAKDQYRAAVTQMANAITALVPGLTWSMDMDSWNHCGGEYVWTDAKMAYFMAGFSGPIPDDKWPQAVQIVKDGAKQFGATNFGVMKDKPGDHDVYISGAGGIEFKLGTQVASSLTAQSDCRISQTDTPKPSPSA from the coding sequence ATGCGATGGCTTGTGGCCTGGCTGGCCGTGGTTTGTGTGATGGTGCTGGGCTGTGGTCGCATCGGTCATGGAACCGGTCGTGGCGAGGAGGGGCCGTTGAGCCCCGAAAAGGTGGCCGAATTGGAGAACCCGCTGCGGGCCAAGCCGCCGCTAGAGGCCGCCAAGGATCAGTACCGGGCCGCGGTGACTCAGATGGCCAATGCGATAACGGCCCTGGTGCCTGGGTTGACTTGGTCGATGGATATGGACAGCTGGAATCACTGTGGAGGCGAATATGTATGGACCGACGCCAAGATGGCGTATTTCATGGCCGGATTCAGCGGACCAATCCCGGACGACAAGTGGCCGCAGGCCGTGCAGATCGTTAAGGACGGGGCAAAACAGTTCGGCGCAACCAACTTTGGTGTCATGAAGGATAAACCGGGAGACCACGACGTGTACATTTCCGGAGCCGGCGGTATCGAATTCAAGCTCGGCACCCAGGTCGCGTCATCGCTCACCGCACAGTCGGACTGCCGCATCAGCCAAACCGATACGCCGAAACCCTCCCCCAGCGCGTAG
- a CDS encoding LppA family lipoprotein: MRWLVAWLAVVCVMVLGCGRIGHGTGRGEEGPLSPEKVAELENPLRAKPSLEAAREEYRAAVTQMANSITGLVPGLTWRTDMDSWNHCEGEYVWTDAKMAYLMVVFSGPIPDDKWPQAVQIVKDRGKQFGATNFGVMKNKPGDHDVYIAGHGGVEFKLSTQKAAVLTAQSDCRISETDTPKPPPTS; encoded by the coding sequence ATGCGATGGCTTGTGGCCTGGCTGGCCGTGGTTTGTGTGATGGTGCTGGGCTGTGGTCGCATCGGTCATGGAACCGGTCGTGGTGAGGAGGGGCCGTTGAGCCCCGAAAAGGTGGCCGAATTGGAGAACCCGCTGCGGGCCAAGCCTTCATTGGAGGCCGCCAGGGAGGAGTATCGCGCCGCGGTGACGCAGATGGCCAATTCGATCACAGGCTTGGTGCCGGGGTTGACTTGGCGAACCGATATGGACAGCTGGAACCACTGTGAAGGCGAATATGTATGGACCGACGCCAAGATGGCTTACCTCATGGTGGTCTTCAGTGGACCAATCCCGGACGACAAGTGGCCGCAGGCCGTGCAGATCGTCAAAGACCGTGGTAAACAATTCGGCGCCACCAACTTCGGGGTGATGAAAAACAAGCCTGGCGATCACGATGTCTACATCGCGGGCCATGGCGGAGTCGAGTTCAAGCTATCCACTCAGAAAGCGGCGGTCCTCACGGCACAGTCAGATTGCCGGATCAGCGAAACCGACACCCCGAAACCACCGCCAACCTCCTAG
- a CDS encoding LppA family lipoprotein, protein MRLPMAWLMVLILVMGLGCGRIGHRTGRGEEGPLSPEKVAELENPLRAKPPLEAAKDQYRAAVTQMANAITALVPGLTWSMDMDTWTGCGGDYEWTRAKAAYFMVGFSGPIPDDNWPQAVQIVKDGAKQFGVTNFGVMKDKPGDHDIYISGAGGIFKLGTQVASSLTAQSDCRISQTDTPKPTPTP, encoded by the coding sequence ATGCGATTGCCCATGGCGTGGCTGATGGTCCTAATTCTTGTGATGGGCTTAGGCTGCGGTCGCATCGGTCATCGAACCGGTCGTGGAGAGGAAGGCCCGTTGAGCCCGGAGAAGGTGGCCGAATTGGAGAACCCGCTGCGGGCTAAGCCGCCGCTAGAGGCCGCCAAGGATCAGTACCGGGCCGCGGTGACTCAGATGGCCAACGCGATAACGGCCCTGGTGCCTGGGTTGACTTGGTCGATGGACATGGATACCTGGACTGGCTGCGGCGGTGACTACGAGTGGACCAGGGCCAAAGCGGCCTATTTCATGGTCGGGTTTAGTGGACCAATCCCCGACGACAACTGGCCGCAGGCCGTTCAGATCGTTAAGGACGGGGCAAAACAATTCGGCGTGACCAACTTTGGTGTCATGAAAGACAAGCCGGGTGACCACGACATATACATTTCCGGAGCTGGCGGCATATTCAAGCTCGGCACCCAGGTTGCGTCATCGCTCACCGCGCAATCGGACTGCCGCATCAGCCAGACCGACACGCCCAAACCCACGCCCACCCCGTAG
- a CDS encoding metallophosphoesterase family protein: MTGRESTGGQPTLWAVSDLHTGHLGNKPVAESLHPSSPDDWLIVAGDVAERTDEIRWTLDLLRRRFAKVIWVPGNHELWTTNRDPAQIFGKARYDYLVNMCDELGVVTPEHPFPVWTERGGPATIVPMFLLYDYSFLPHGATSKAEGMAIAKQRNVVATDEFLLSPEPYSTRTAWCHERVASTRARLEQLDWMQPTVLVNHFPLLREPCEALFYPEFSLWCGTTKTADWHTRYNAVCSVYGHLHIPRTTWHDEVRFEEVSVGYPREWRRRKPYSWLRQVLPDPQYAPGYLNDFGGHFVITPEMRAQAAQFRERLRQRQLRR, from the coding sequence GTGACAGGGCGCGAGTCGACCGGCGGACAGCCGACGCTGTGGGCTGTCTCCGACCTGCACACCGGTCACCTGGGCAACAAGCCCGTCGCCGAGTCGCTGCACCCCTCGTCGCCGGACGACTGGCTGATCGTCGCCGGCGACGTCGCCGAACGCACCGACGAGATCCGCTGGACACTGGACTTGCTGCGGCGGCGGTTCGCCAAGGTCATCTGGGTGCCCGGTAACCACGAGTTGTGGACCACCAACCGCGACCCCGCGCAGATCTTCGGCAAAGCGCGTTACGACTACCTGGTCAATATGTGCGACGAACTGGGCGTCGTGACCCCCGAGCACCCGTTTCCGGTGTGGACCGAACGCGGCGGCCCGGCCACCATCGTTCCGATGTTCCTGCTCTACGACTACTCCTTTCTGCCGCACGGCGCGACCAGCAAAGCCGAGGGCATGGCGATCGCCAAGCAACGCAACGTGGTGGCCACCGACGAATTCCTGCTCTCACCCGAGCCGTACTCCACCCGAACCGCCTGGTGCCACGAACGGGTGGCCAGCACGCGCGCGCGTCTTGAACAGCTCGATTGGATGCAACCGACCGTGCTCGTCAACCACTTTCCCCTGCTGCGCGAGCCCTGCGAAGCGCTGTTCTACCCGGAATTCTCGCTGTGGTGCGGAACCACCAAGACCGCCGACTGGCACACCCGCTACAACGCCGTGTGCTCGGTATACGGCCATCTCCACATTCCCCGCACCACCTGGCATGACGAGGTGCGCTTCGAAGAGGTGTCGGTGGGCTACCCGCGGGAATGGCGTCGTCGCAAGCCGTACAGCTGGCTGCGCCAAGTCCTGCCCGACCCGCAGTACGCGCCGGGTTATCTCAACGACTTCGGCGGCCACTTTGTCATCACTCCCGAGATGCGTGCCCAAGCCGCCCAATTCCGGGAACGATTGCGGCAGCGGCAATTACGGCGGTGA
- a CDS encoding 4'-phosphopantetheinyl transferase family protein, with translation MTTSMLVSSVLPGAVVEDLAYAEMYSDPPGLAPLPDEEPLIARSVDKRRNEFITARHCARVALRELGVPPVPILKGDKGQPCWPDGVVGSLTHCTGYRGAVVGRSGAVRSVGIDAEPHDVLPNGVLDAISLPAERAELSRSMPAGLHWDRILFCAKEATYKAWFPLTERWLGFEDAHITFDADASGMTGRFRSRILIDPSALSGPPLTTLSGRWSVERGLVLTAIVL, from the coding sequence GTGACGACGAGCATGCTGGTGTCGTCGGTGTTGCCCGGCGCGGTGGTCGAGGATCTGGCGTACGCCGAGATGTACTCCGACCCGCCCGGTCTGGCGCCCTTGCCGGACGAGGAGCCGTTGATTGCCAGGTCGGTAGACAAGCGCCGCAACGAATTCATCACCGCCCGGCATTGCGCCCGCGTCGCGCTGCGTGAGCTCGGCGTGCCGCCGGTGCCGATTCTCAAGGGCGACAAGGGACAACCCTGCTGGCCCGACGGCGTCGTCGGCAGTCTGACCCACTGCACCGGTTATCGGGGCGCGGTGGTCGGGCGCAGCGGGGCGGTGCGTTCGGTGGGCATCGACGCCGAACCGCACGACGTGCTGCCCAACGGCGTGCTCGACGCGATCAGCCTGCCTGCCGAACGCGCCGAACTGTCCCGCAGCATGCCGGCCGGCCTGCACTGGGACCGAATCTTATTCTGCGCCAAGGAGGCAACGTACAAGGCGTGGTTCCCGCTGACCGAGAGATGGCTGGGTTTCGAAGACGCCCACATCACGTTCGACGCCGACGCCTCCGGTATGACGGGCCGCTTCAGGTCGCGCATCCTGATCGACCCGTCGGCTCTATCGGGTCCGCCGCTGACGACGCTGAGCGGCCGATGGTCGGTCGAACGTGGCCTGGTGCTCACCGCTATCGTGCTATGA
- the truB gene encoding tRNA pseudouridine(55) synthase TruB, translating to MSQSRTGPGLVVVDKPAGMTSHDVVGRCRRIFATRKVGHAGTLDPMATGVLVIGIERATKILGLLTATSKSYAATIRLGRSTSTDDAEGEVLQTVSAAHVTDEQIASEIAGLCGDISQVPSAVSAIKVGGRRAYELARQGHDVALQARPVRVDRFDVLAARRGGDGVVDLDVEVDCSSGTYIRALARDLGDALGVGGHLTSLRRTRVGRFGLDQACSLDELAQHPQLSLSLDDACLLMFPRRDLTAGEAEATANGRPLAPAGIDGIYAAADADGRVIALLRDDGPRTRSVVVIRPATL from the coding sequence ATGAGCCAAAGCCGCACCGGCCCAGGCCTTGTGGTGGTCGACAAGCCGGCCGGAATGACCAGTCACGACGTGGTGGGGCGGTGCCGCCGCATCTTCGCCACCCGCAAGGTAGGCCATGCAGGGACGCTGGACCCGATGGCCACCGGCGTGCTGGTCATCGGAATCGAACGCGCCACCAAGATCCTGGGCCTGCTGACCGCGACGTCGAAGTCGTATGCCGCCACCATCCGCCTGGGCCGGTCCACGTCCACCGACGACGCCGAAGGCGAAGTGTTGCAAACCGTTTCCGCCGCGCATGTCACGGATGAGCAGATCGCCAGCGAAATCGCCGGGCTGTGTGGCGACATCAGTCAGGTGCCCTCGGCGGTAAGTGCAATCAAGGTCGGCGGCCGTCGCGCCTATGAGCTCGCCCGCCAGGGCCATGACGTCGCGCTGCAAGCTCGGCCGGTACGGGTCGACCGGTTCGACGTTCTGGCCGCGCGACGCGGCGGCGACGGCGTCGTCGACCTCGACGTGGAAGTCGACTGCTCGTCGGGCACCTACATTCGCGCGTTGGCCCGTGATCTCGGTGATGCCCTTGGCGTGGGTGGCCACCTGACGTCGTTGCGACGCACCCGGGTGGGCCGCTTCGGCCTGGACCAGGCGTGCTCGCTCGACGAGCTGGCGCAGCATCCGCAACTCAGCCTGAGCCTGGACGACGCATGTCTGCTGATGTTCCCCCGCCGCGACCTCACCGCCGGGGAGGCCGAGGCCACCGCCAACGGCCGGCCCCTCGCGCCGGCCGGTATCGACGGCATATACGCCGCCGCCGACGCCGACGGGCGGGTGATTGCGCTGCTGCGCGACGACGGTCCACGGACCAGATCCGTGGTCGTAATTCGTCCGGCAACGTTGTAG
- a CDS encoding lipid-transfer protein — protein MPSKVFVVGVGMTKFEKPGRREGWDYPDMARESGTNALRDAGVDYNDVEQGYVGYVAGDSTSGQRALYELGMTGIPIVNVNNNCSTGSTALFLAAQAIRGGIADCTIALGFEKMQPGSLSGGAQDRESPMARHVKALAQIDEFAMPVAPWMFGAAGREHMKQYGTTAEHFAKIGYKNHKHSVNNPYAQFQESYTLDDILASRMIFDPLTKLQCSPTSDGSAAAILASESFVDSHGLAGQAVEIVGQAMTTDFASTFDGSAKNLIGYDMNVQAAQRVYQQSGLGPQDFQVIELHDCFSANELLLYEALGLCGPGEAPKLIDNGDTTYGGRWVVNPSGGLISKGHPLGATGLAQCSELTWQLRGTADKRQVDNVTAALQHNIGLGGAAVVTAYQRAER, from the coding sequence ATGCCTAGCAAGGTTTTCGTCGTCGGCGTGGGCATGACCAAGTTCGAGAAGCCGGGCCGCCGCGAAGGCTGGGACTATCCCGACATGGCGCGGGAATCGGGAACCAACGCGCTGCGCGATGCCGGCGTCGACTACAACGACGTCGAGCAAGGCTACGTCGGCTATGTCGCCGGCGATTCGACGTCCGGGCAGCGGGCGCTCTACGAGCTCGGCATGACCGGGATCCCGATCGTCAACGTCAACAACAACTGCTCGACCGGCTCGACGGCGCTGTTCTTGGCGGCCCAGGCCATCCGCGGCGGAATCGCCGACTGCACGATCGCGCTCGGCTTCGAGAAGATGCAACCCGGTTCGTTGAGCGGTGGTGCGCAAGACCGCGAATCGCCGATGGCCAGACACGTCAAGGCGCTGGCCCAGATCGACGAGTTCGCCATGCCGGTGGCCCCGTGGATGTTCGGCGCCGCCGGCCGGGAGCACATGAAGCAATATGGCACCACAGCAGAGCATTTCGCCAAGATCGGCTACAAGAATCACAAACACTCGGTCAACAACCCCTACGCGCAGTTCCAGGAGTCCTACACCCTCGACGACATCCTGGCGTCGCGGATGATCTTCGACCCGCTGACCAAGCTGCAATGTTCGCCGACCTCCGACGGTTCGGCTGCGGCGATCCTGGCATCGGAGTCGTTCGTCGACAGTCACGGGCTGGCCGGCCAGGCGGTGGAGATCGTCGGCCAGGCCATGACAACCGATTTCGCGTCCACCTTCGACGGCAGCGCCAAGAACCTCATCGGCTACGACATGAATGTCCAGGCGGCACAACGTGTTTATCAGCAATCGGGGCTCGGTCCCCAGGACTTCCAGGTGATCGAGTTGCACGACTGCTTTTCGGCCAACGAGCTCTTGCTGTACGAGGCGCTGGGCCTGTGCGGCCCGGGCGAGGCGCCCAAGCTGATCGACAACGGCGACACCACCTATGGCGGACGCTGGGTGGTCAACCCTTCCGGCGGTCTCATCTCCAAGGGGCATCCGCTGGGCGCGACGGGCTTGGCGCAGTGCTCCGAATTGACCTGGCAGCTGCGCGGCACCGCAGACAAGCGGCAGGTCGACAACGTCACCGCCGCTTTGCAACACAACATCGGGCTGGGCGGCGCCGCCGTCGTCACCGCCTACCAGCGCGCCGAGCGCTGA
- a CDS encoding acyl-CoA dehydrogenase family protein, giving the protein MIEWSETDLMMRDAVRQFIDKEIRPNLDELETGALSPYPIVRKLFSQFGLDAVAAESVKSMLDRERGEQLGKSESASSSSSFGVLGAQASMVAVMVSELAGVSIGLISTVAVSIGLGAATIMSRGTLAQKERWLPELMTLEKVAAWAITEPDSGSDAFGGMKTHVKRDGADYILNGQKTFITNGPDADVLVVYAKLDDGPVGDSDADRRNRPVLTFVLDAGMPGLTQGKPFKKMGMMSSPTGELFFDNVRLTPDRLLGEQEQHTNGDGRDSARANFAAERLGVALMALGIINECHRLCVAYAKTRTLWGKNIGQFQLIQLKLAKMEIARINVQNMVFQILERLKAGKLPSLAEASAIKLYSSEAATDVAMEAVQLFGGNGYMAEYRVEQLARDAKSLMIYAGSNEVQVTHIAKGLLA; this is encoded by the coding sequence GTGATCGAGTGGTCCGAGACCGATCTGATGATGCGCGACGCGGTTCGCCAATTCATCGACAAAGAAATCCGGCCGAATCTGGACGAACTGGAAACCGGTGCGCTGTCGCCATATCCGATCGTGCGCAAGCTGTTCAGCCAGTTCGGCCTCGACGCGGTGGCCGCCGAATCGGTCAAGTCGATGCTGGACCGGGAGCGGGGTGAGCAGCTGGGGAAGAGCGAAAGCGCCAGCAGCTCAAGCAGTTTCGGTGTCCTCGGTGCCCAGGCGTCGATGGTCGCGGTCATGGTGTCCGAACTCGCGGGGGTGAGCATCGGATTGATCAGCACGGTCGCGGTCAGCATCGGGTTGGGGGCGGCGACCATCATGAGCCGCGGCACGCTGGCCCAGAAGGAGCGCTGGTTGCCTGAGCTGATGACGCTGGAAAAGGTCGCGGCGTGGGCAATCACCGAGCCTGACTCGGGCTCGGATGCGTTCGGCGGCATGAAAACCCACGTCAAGCGCGACGGCGCGGACTACATTCTCAACGGGCAGAAGACCTTCATCACCAACGGTCCCGACGCCGACGTGCTGGTGGTCTACGCCAAACTCGACGACGGCCCGGTTGGCGACTCCGATGCGGACCGGCGCAACCGGCCGGTGCTCACCTTCGTTTTGGATGCCGGAATGCCGGGCCTGACGCAGGGCAAGCCGTTCAAGAAGATGGGCATGATGTCGTCGCCTACCGGCGAACTTTTCTTCGACAACGTGCGACTGACTCCGGACCGTCTGCTGGGGGAGCAGGAACAACACACAAACGGCGACGGGCGCGACAGCGCCCGCGCCAATTTCGCCGCGGAACGCCTCGGGGTTGCGTTGATGGCGCTGGGCATCATCAACGAATGTCACCGGCTGTGTGTGGCGTATGCGAAGACCCGCACCCTCTGGGGCAAGAACATCGGACAGTTCCAGCTGATCCAGCTCAAGCTTGCCAAAATGGAAATTGCTCGAATCAACGTGCAGAACATGGTGTTTCAAATTTTGGAACGGCTCAAGGCCGGCAAGCTCCCGTCGCTGGCAGAAGCATCGGCGATCAAGCTTTATTCGTCGGAGGCCGCCACCGACGTCGCGATGGAAGCCGTGCAGTTGTTCGGCGGCAACGGCTATATGGCCGAGTATCGGGTGGAACAGCTTGCCCGCGACGCAAAATCGCTGATGATCTATGCCGGCAGCAACGAGGTTCAGGTGACTCATATCGCCAAGGGACTGCTGGCCTGA
- the mntR gene encoding manganese-binding transcriptional regulator MntR yields the protein MRADEEPGGLTTVAQDYLKVIWKAQEWSLEKVSTKMLAEKIGVSASTASESIRRLAEQGLVDHEKYGAVTLTEVGRRAALAMVRRHRLLETFLVNELGYGWDEVHDEAEVLEHAVSDRLVARIDAKLGFPQRDPHGDPIPASDGQVPTPPARQLWECRDGDTGTVARISDADPEMLRYFDSVGISLDSRLRVVTRREFAGMISVTIESGDGAPTPVDLGSPAARAIWVVA from the coding sequence GTGAGGGCTGACGAAGAGCCTGGCGGCCTTACCACGGTTGCCCAGGACTACCTGAAGGTGATTTGGAAGGCCCAGGAGTGGTCGTTGGAAAAGGTCAGTACCAAGATGCTGGCCGAGAAGATCGGGGTCTCGGCCAGCACGGCCTCGGAGTCGATCCGCAGACTCGCCGAGCAGGGTCTGGTCGACCACGAAAAATACGGCGCGGTGACGTTGACCGAAGTCGGCCGCCGCGCGGCGCTGGCGATGGTGCGCCGACACCGGCTTCTGGAAACTTTCCTTGTCAATGAACTCGGCTACGGCTGGGACGAAGTGCACGACGAGGCCGAGGTGCTCGAACACGCCGTATCGGATCGGCTGGTGGCCCGGATCGACGCCAAGCTGGGCTTTCCGCAGCGCGATCCGCACGGCGATCCGATTCCGGCCTCCGACGGGCAAGTGCCCACGCCGCCGGCCCGGCAATTGTGGGAGTGTCGCGACGGCGACACCGGCACGGTGGCCCGCATTTCCGATGCCGACCCGGAAATGCTGCGGTACTTCGACAGTGTCGGAATCAGCCTGGACTCGCGGCTGCGGGTTGTAACGCGGCGCGAATTCGCGGGCATGATCTCGGTGACGATCGAGTCCGGTGACGGCGCACCGACGCCCGTCGACTTGGGCAGCCCGGCGGCACGAGCGATCTGGGTGGTGGCCTAG